The Pirellulimonas nuda genome includes a region encoding these proteins:
- a CDS encoding outer membrane protein assembly factor BamB family protein, whose amino-acid sequence MKPIYFVLCLCIGCVCGRQSIAQNWPQAAGPRGDWSTRAEGEVPTPFSVASGKNVLWTKPLEESGQSGIAVWGDRVFLTVLKPFEPGEGRQKKTSGIRALALDAATGETLWEYDIQSGGESVYMYGFSDLSSPSPVTDGKFVWFTNAGGKLVCLDWQGGLVWERSWRSENEVLKPKHAFPFNKQFEPYLVGDTLVHAEPYDRRDGRKEAGWHYVVGLDKKTGAEKWISEDALTHYNTPGFSNHALGKPTLLIGRGGYHNVPESPPGYSMIDLANGERVWRTVLDGKGDTALSNACFNDRFAVWISEHESRLTVLDAQDGEVLRTIDLRANVDLRVYDPLLERYVLREDFDLTSLPKSRIHPAWYTNYLDGDHLYFMCFNDDLKQPLMKRWGDLLPLHCFARANLVTGKVEILEVPVHLDDRGEHLWKEELKTTGLNARGIDVISDQRSKRDGWWWCFNGNPIKVNDTLLFTTMIGNCYAFRAGAERFDEDALISLNPLGPRGESWSLNTPTFANGKLYHRTATELICVGRE is encoded by the coding sequence ATGAAACCGATCTACTTTGTCCTGTGTCTCTGTATCGGCTGCGTCTGCGGCCGGCAGTCGATCGCCCAGAACTGGCCCCAGGCCGCGGGGCCGCGGGGGGACTGGAGCACACGCGCCGAGGGGGAGGTCCCGACGCCGTTCAGCGTCGCCAGTGGCAAGAACGTGCTGTGGACGAAGCCGCTGGAAGAAAGCGGCCAGAGCGGCATCGCTGTTTGGGGGGACCGCGTCTTCCTGACGGTCTTGAAGCCCTTCGAGCCGGGGGAGGGGAGGCAGAAGAAGACTTCGGGCATCCGCGCGCTGGCGCTCGACGCCGCGACTGGTGAGACGCTCTGGGAGTACGACATCCAGAGCGGGGGCGAGTCGGTCTACATGTACGGGTTCAGCGATCTTAGCTCTCCGTCCCCCGTGACGGACGGCAAGTTCGTGTGGTTCACCAATGCAGGGGGGAAGCTGGTCTGCCTCGACTGGCAGGGGGGGCTCGTCTGGGAGCGTAGCTGGCGTTCGGAGAACGAGGTGCTGAAGCCCAAGCACGCGTTCCCCTTCAACAAGCAGTTCGAGCCCTACCTGGTCGGCGACACGCTGGTGCACGCCGAGCCCTACGACCGACGGGACGGCCGCAAAGAAGCAGGCTGGCACTACGTGGTCGGCCTCGACAAGAAGACGGGCGCCGAGAAGTGGATTTCCGAGGACGCGCTGACGCACTACAACACGCCGGGCTTCTCAAACCACGCGCTCGGCAAGCCGACGCTGCTGATCGGACGCGGGGGCTACCACAACGTGCCGGAATCGCCCCCCGGCTACTCGATGATCGACCTGGCCAACGGCGAGCGGGTCTGGCGTACGGTGCTCGACGGCAAGGGGGACACCGCGTTGAGCAATGCCTGCTTCAACGACCGCTTTGCTGTGTGGATATCGGAGCACGAAAGCCGGCTGACGGTGCTGGACGCGCAGGACGGCGAGGTGCTGCGGACCATCGACCTGCGTGCGAACGTCGACCTGCGCGTCTACGACCCGCTGCTGGAGCGCTACGTGCTGCGGGAGGACTTCGATCTCACGTCGTTGCCGAAGTCGCGTATCCATCCCGCCTGGTACACGAACTACCTGGACGGGGACCACCTGTACTTCATGTGCTTCAACGACGACCTCAAGCAGCCGTTGATGAAGCGGTGGGGCGACCTGCTGCCGCTGCACTGCTTTGCGCGGGCGAATCTTGTCACGGGCAAGGTAGAGATCCTCGAGGTCCCCGTCCATCTTGATGATCGGGGAGAGCACCTGTGGAAGGAAGAACTGAAGACCACCGGCCTCAATGCACGCGGGATCGACGTGATTAGCGACCAGCGGTCCAAACGCGACGGCTGGTGGTGGTGCTTCAACGGCAACCCGATCAAGGTGAACGACACGCTGTTGTTCACCACGATGATCGGCAACTGCTACGCGTTCCGGGCGGGCGCCGAGCGGTTCGATGAGGACGCGCTCATCAGCCTGAACCCGCTGGGGCCGCGTGGCGAGAGCTGGTCGCTGAACACCCCGACGTTTGCCAACGGAAAGCTGTACCATCGAACGGCCACAGAGCTAATCTGTGTCGGTCGTGAGTGA